Within Amedibacterium intestinale, the genomic segment CTATTAATCTACTCATAGTTTGAACACCAAATGACAGTTCTGTATTTTTTCATCATCACACATTTAATATGTAATAACTTATCAAGATATAAAATGATGAATAAATAAAATTTTCTATAATTTCTTTACTCATATTTCCATAAATTTAATTTAATGCATCAACTAAGAATTTAACATATTTCTTATGTGATATCTCCTCTAACAAACATTATCATTCACCACGTTTTTTATCATTTCAGATGTGCTTTCATTACTTCCTGCAATACATTAAAATCAATTGGTTTTGCGATATGTGCATTCATACCAGAACGTAAAACTCTTGCGACATCTTCACTAAAAGCATTTGCGGTAACTGCAATGATCGGAATACTTCTAGCATCATCACGATCTAGACTACGTATCTTTTCACTTGCTTCGCATCCATCCATGATTGGCATCTGCATATCCATCAATATCAAATCAAAGCTGTATGGAGAAGATGACTGAAAGATATCCAGCGCTTCTTTCCCATTTTCTGCACAAATAACTTCCAAATCATGCATTTGTAAAATTTCCGTTGCAATCTCTCTATTTAATTCATTATCTTCCGCAAGAAGTACTTTTTTCCCTTGTAAAACATTTTCTGTTTGCTTCTCATCTTTCTTTTCTTCACTGACCTGGGTATTTGCGACTTCAAAAGGAAGTGTAACAACAAAAGTCGTTCCTTCTTTCAATTTGCTTTCTACATCAATTTCCCCACTCATCTGTTCTACCAAACTTTTTACAATCGGCATTCCTAGTCCAGTTCCAATCGTAGATTTTGTGGAAAAGTGTGTTTCTCTTGCGTAAGGTTCAAATAAATGATTTAAGAAAGATGCAGACATGCCAATACCGCTGTCTTTGATCGTAAAGCGAATTTTATGATACTGGCGATATTCCAGTTCCTTTACCTCTAATAAGACTTTATCCCCTGCATCACTGTATTTAAAGGCATTCGATAATAAATTATTTAAAATTTGAACGACCTTTAGTTCATCTCCTTTTATATATTTATTCTTAATATCAATGTTTACTTTAAAATCTTTTTTATCTTCCATTGCTTTTGCTTCAAAACTGCCGCTAATATTATGAATACATTCCTCAAGATTAAAGTCTCTATAATCTAAATGGGAATGTCCTGACTCTAATCTTGACAGTTCCAATATATCATTGATCAAAGACAGCATATTTTGTCCAGAAAAAGAAATTTTCTTCATATAGTCTTTGTTCTTATCTGACATATCTCCGCTTTCAAGTGCCAGTTTAGAAAATCCAATAATTGCATTTAAAGGAGTTCTCATTTCATGTGACATATTGCTGAAGAAGGTTTCTTTAGCTTCTGCTGACTTTTTATTTGTTTCTAAGGTTTCCTGCAGCAGCAAAGTATATTGCAGCTCTTGCCGCTTTTCTACATCCACATCACGGAAACATAGAATAACTTCTTCACTGGATATTTTTTCGTTATATAAAGTTCGTATATTTACCCATTTATAACGATCATTAAATCTTCGCTTATAATCTCCCCCATAATCCGCAATATGTTCCTTCACTCGCTGTTTTATGCTGTCTAAAGAAAAACAAAATGCAAATTCCTGATACGTTCCTTTTTCTACGACTGTCTCAATCATTTGCAGTAAATGATCATACGTCCCATTCATTCCAACT encodes:
- a CDS encoding hybrid sensor histidine kinase/response regulator, with amino-acid sequence MLKNAQSLGTALTQSYATEQQAQMRMFEDYLDIGSQYVNELIRSGADDKEIQNWMVDYFKKITKLYGDKVIDPYAVIGGKIIAVTPWEGDNSYEYEDTEWYQMAMTDKGKVVFTDTYEDAITKESIITSSIALEDEGAVLAMDIYPSKLQGLRNALTEEIEGNALYLCDSKGHLIYAKTPWNKPSEKLDEYAHTLFANVQKGYFSSYDDSFKDFNNERRGVYYSQMENGWMIIMTIPFDTLLLGESNVLMYGLLAVGGILILILLFMFVRDILHSRKIKEADRTVSILSDSFYAIYRVNLKTGMYTTLKNAADMNEKVGMNGTYDHLLQMIETVVEKGTYQEFAFCFSLDSIKQRVKEHIADYGGDYKRRFNDRYKWVNIRTLYNEKISSEEVILCFRDVDVEKRQELQYTLLLQETLETNKKSAEAKETFFSNMSHEMRTPLNAIIGFSKLALESGDMSDKNKDYMKKISFSGQNMLSLINDILELSRLESGHSHLDYRDFNLEECIHNISGSFEAKAMEDKKDFKVNIDIKNKYIKGDELKVVQILNNLLSNAFKYSDAGDKVLLEVKELEYRQYHKIRFTIKDSGIGMSASFLNHLFEPYARETHFSTKSTIGTGLGMPIVKSLVEQMSGEIDVESKLKEGTTFVVTLPFEVANTQVSEEKKDEKQTENVLQGKKVLLAEDNELNREIATEILQMHDLEVICAENGKEALDIFQSSSPYSFDLILMDMQMPIMDGCEASEKIRSLDRDDARSIPIIAVTANAFSEDVARVLRSGMNAHIAKPIDFNVLQEVMKAHLK